From the genome of Bradyrhizobium sp. ORS 278:
CGCGTGCCCGCGGACAATCCCGAGCTGACGCGCGCGCAGTTTCAGGCGTTCGCCAAGCAAATGCCGCTGCTGTATTTCATCCTGATCACCAACAGCCTTGCGCTCGCTTACACGTTCCTGCCGCTGGCCCCGATGGGGCTCACATTGGCCGTGCCGGCACTGCTGTCGGCCATCACCAGCGTCCGCATGGTCTGGTGGTTGCGGCAAGGCCATAACGTCTGCACCGACGCGGAAGCGCTGCAGTATCTACGCCTGACCAACCGCATTGCCGGACCGATCGGCGCGCTGTTCGTCGTCTGGTCGTTCTCACTGTTTCCCTATGGCGATCCGTTCGCCCAGGGGCAGGTGGCGTTCTACATGGCGGTGACGGTGATCGGGATCATCTTCTGCCTGATGCACCTGCGCTCGGCGGCGCTGATCGTCACGCTGGTGGTGATCGTCCCCTATGTCATCTTCTTCATGGCGACCGGCGTCCACGCCCTCCGTGCGATCGCAGTCAATCAGCTGCTCGTCTCCTGCGCGATGGTGACGGTGCTGTTCATCTACTATCGCGACTTCGCCGCGCTCGTCGACAGCCGCAAGTCGCTGCTCGCCGAGCAGGCCGCGACCCAGGCTCTGTCGGACGAGAATTTCCGGCTCGCCAATCTCGATTCCTTGACCGACCTGCCCAACCGCCGCCGCTTCTTTTCGGAGCTCACGAATGCCTTCGCCGAGGCCGAGCGCGACGGCACGCGGCTCGCTGTCGGCATCATCGATCTCGACGGCTTCAAGCCGGTGAACGACACCTACGGGCACACCGTCGGCGACCGCGTCCTGATGGAAGCCGCGCGCCGCATTCGCGACGTCTGCGAGCGCCGTGGCGCACAGGTGCATCTGGCGAGGCTCGGCGGCGACGAGTTCGGCCTGGTCGTGACGGGCAATCCGACCGACGACGATCTGCTCTCGCTCGGGCGTGACATCACCGAGCGGATCAAGCTGCCCTATCAGTTCGATGCGACGCATTCCGGGCTGTCCTGCTCGACCGGGTTTGCGCTCTATCCACGCTCGGCTACGGCGGCCGATGCGCTGTATGAGTGCGCCGACTACGCGCTGTATCACGCCAAGCGCCGCGCGCGCGGACAGGCGATCATCTTCTCCAGCGAGCTGGAGGCGGAGATCCGCAGCCGCAGCGTGATCGAGCATCTGTTGCGTACGGCCGATTTCGAGACCGAGATGGATCTGGCGTTCCAGCCGATCATGGACGCCACCAATTCGCGCACCACCGGCTTCGAGGTCCTGGCGCGCTGGAACAGTCCGAAGCTGGGACTGGTTTCGCCTGCGAGCTTCATTCCGGCGGCCGAGCGGATCGGCGTGATCCGCAGCCTCACTCGCTTCCTGCTGGTGAAGGCCCTGGCGGCAGCCCGGACTTGGCCCGACGACATCCGGATCTCGTTCAATCTTTCGGCGCACGATATCTGCGCGCCCGAAGGGGTGCTGCCGCTGATCGCCGTGATCCAGGCCAGCGGCGTGCCGCCGCGCCGCATCGAGTTTGAGATCACCGAGACTGCCGTCGCGTTCGATTTCGCGCGGGCCGAAGAATCCATCGCGGCCCTGAAGGCGCTCGGATGCGGCATCTCGCTGGACGATTTCGGCACCGGCTACTCGTCGCTCAGCCACGTGCACCGGCTGCCGCTGGACAAGCTCAAGGTCGACCGCAGCTTCGTGCACGACGTCAATGCCAATCCGGTCAGTCACAAGATCATCAAGTCGCTGACCGGCCTTTGCGCGGACATGGACATCTCCTGCGTCGTGGAGGGCGTCGAGACCAAAGAGCAGCTCGACAGCCTGAAGCGTCTCGGAGCCGATTACATCCAGGGCTATTATTTCGCCGAGCCGATGCCGGCCGATGCGATCTCAGGCTTTCTGGCGCGGGAGCGCCAGCACTTCGCCGATCGGGCCAGCGTCAAGGTCGCCGGCGCCAGCGCCTGAGCTATACGGGCTCCCAGTCCGCGGGCGCCAGCTCGAATCCGGCGAAGTCGAAGCCGGGGGCGACGGTGCAGCCGACCAGGGTCCAGTCGCCCGTGCTCTCGGCGGCCTGCCAGGCGTACGCCGGCACCACCGCCTGCGGCTGCTGGCCAGCGGCGAAATCGATTCCCAGCGTCGTCGTGTGCGGCCCCTCGCCCTCGCGAGCGATACGCAGAACCAGCGGCGCTCCGGCATAGTAGTGCCAGGTCTCGACCGCATCGACCTTGTGCCAATGCGAGCGTTCACCGCGCGCCAGCAGGAAATAGATCAGCGTCGACGCGGCGCGGCCGGTCTCGTCCACCGCCGTATCGCGAAACGTCTCGCGGAAGTGACCACCCTCCGGATGCGGCTGCAGGCCGAGACGGGCGATGATGTCGGCGGCGAGGAGCGTGGTCATGATCGTGATCCGCGGGCTTACGACTTGTTCTTGCGCTCGCGCAGCTCGCCGAACACCTCCTCGGCGCTCGCTCCCTTCATGCGGAGCCGCACGGCGATCGCCGGGTCATCGGCGCGCAGAAACACGTTGGCTTGCTTCTCCTCGCCGAGCAGCACGGGGATGGTGGGCTGATTCGCCGCGCGCAGCCGCGTCACCTCGGCGGCACGCGCCTTCAGCGCCTCATTGTCCGGATCGACGGTGAGCGCGAACTTGACGTTCGACGCCGTGTATTCGTGGCCGCAATACAGCCTGAAATCGTCGGGCAGGGTTCGCAGCTTCAGCAGCGAATCCCACATCATCGGATAGGTTCCCTCGAAGACGCGGCCGCAGCCGATCGAGAACAGCGTATCGGCCGCGAACACCGCCTTGTCGGCATCGAACACGTAGGACACATGGTCGAGCGTGTGGCCGGGCGTCTCCAGCACGCGCGCCAGGAGCTCGCCGACCTTGACGACATCGCCATGGGCGACGCGCAGGTCGACATCCGCGATGGCGGCCTTCCTGTCATGAGGCCCGATCACGCGGCAGCCGTAGCGCTGCTTCAACTCGGCAACGCCGCCGACATGATCGTAGTGATGATGGGTGATCAGAATGTCGGTCAGCGTCCAGCCGTTGGCCTCCAGCTGCCGGACGATCGGACCCGCCTCGGGGGCGTCGACCGAGGCCGTGGCGCCAGTTGCGGGATCGTGGATCAGATAGCCGAAATTGTCGGACAGGCAGGTGAAGACGCGGATGTCGGCGGCCATGATGTCTCCGTCGGCGGTACCGGCGCGGCACGAACGCGCTGCGCGTGATGTCAGATCTGGCTGAGAGACCGGGCCCGGGGCGCAGCGTCGCGGGCGGCCTCCGTCGTGGCGTAGCGGCAGAGATATGGCGTTAACGCTGCAGGCGCAACGCTATATTGGGCGCGCGGCAGGCTACAACGGCATGTTACATTGATGTTCATGGACGTGATCGATCTGCGGAATTTCTATTCGGGGCGCCTTGGAATCGTCGCGCGGCTGCTGATCAACCGCGGCATTCGCGCGCGCTGGCCGAGTGCGGCCGGGCAGCGCGTACTCGGCGTCGGCTATCCCACACCCTATCTCGGCCTGTTCCGCGAGGATTCGGAGCGCTGCATCGCCTTCATGCCAGCCGCCCAGGGCGTGCTGAAATGGCCGACGGCGCGGCCCACGCTGGCCTCGCTGGTCGACGAGTTCTCGCTGCCGCTACCGGACGCCGCCGTCGATCGGATCCTGATCGTGCATGCGCTGGAAATGTCCGATGATCCCGCCGGGCTGCTGCGCGAGATGTGGCGGGTGCTGGCGCCGGCGGGGCGGATGATCATCGTGATCCCCAACCGCCGCGGCATCTGGACGCGCAGCGACAACACGCCGTTCGGTCACGGCCGGCCGTATTCGCGCTCCCAGATCACGCAGCTGCTGCGCCAGACCTGGTTCACGCCGAGCGCCTGGGGCGAGGCGTTGTTCATGCCGCCGGTCGGCGGCTGGTTCCTGAAATCGGCAATGGCCTGGGAACGGGTCGGCGCGGCGCTTTCACTCCCCTTTGCCGGGGTTCACATCGTCGAGGCGACCAAGCAGGTCTATCGCGTGATCCCGGCCCGGCGCGAGCGCATCCGGCTGATCCCGCGGCTCGAGCCGGTGCTGGCCCCGGCGCCGTCAGCGCAAGGGTCCAATCTCGGCTCCAATTTCGCGGCCGAGCTCGATCCCGATCTGGCCTCTCGTTCCTCGTCGGACGACTGATCGCGACGACTAGGCGCAGAGAGATCCGCGAGCTCGCAAAAAAAGCGGGCAGGCCGTGGGGCCTGCCCGCTCGATCATCATGGATCGTGATGATTACTCGCCGGGATTGAGATCCTCGCTCGGCGCCGGAGCGGCTGCAGCGGCCTCCGGACGCGGTCCGTGCGGACGGCGGCGACGCCGGGGATAGCGCTCTGCACCGCCCTCGAAAGCCGCCGGCGCATTGGCGATCTGCGGCTGCGGACCGGTGATGAAGGACGGCAGCCGGTCGACGCCGCTGTCGGCGATCACAGGCTGCGGTTGCGGCTGATAGGCAGCCGGCTGCGGACGCTCGCGGTGCTCTCGCGGCTCACGGTCGCGATGCTCCTGGGCCTCGCGGTTCTCGCGCGGTTCGCGATGCTCCCGCGGCTCTCTCGGCTCACGATGCTCGCGCGGCTGGCGATGCTCGCGGGCTTCGCGGTGCTCACGCGGCTGCTGCTGATCACGCTGATAGGGCTGCTGATTGTCGCCGCGCTCGCGCTGCCCACCGTCGCGCACGAAAGGCTGAGCCTGCGGCTGGGGCTGAACGAAACCCGGCTCCTGGCCGAAATTGGAGAAGCTCTCGCCATCATCATCGAGATCGTCGACGGTCAGGTCATCGGTGTTGCGCGGCTGCGGCTGGTTCTGGCGGAACTGCTCCTGAGCCGCGGCGATCAGGCGGAAATAATGCTCGGCATGCTGATAGTAGTTCTCGGCGGCGACGGGATCGCCCGAGGAGCGCGCGTCGCGGGCAAGCTGGACGTATTTCTCGGCCACATGAGAGGCAGTGCCGCGGATCTTGATGTCAGGCCCGTTGGACTCGAACACCCTGGTCAGCGGATTCTGGCCGCGCCGGTTATTATTATTGTTGCCGTTATTCCGGTTGCGCATCCGCTTGTTGTTCTGACCGTTTCTCATGTCCTGCCTTTATTCCAACCCTGCGTTAGGAGCACTGATTGTCATCGGAATACCGATACCGTATTGAAATACCGTCCCGTGGCCTGGACGCCATCCGTGCGGTCCAAATGGCCTGAGCCGACCAATGTCGTTCCGACATGCCGGTCTTGACCCATGTCGATGTGATCGACAGCCGATTCGCTCGACAAAAGCGTGTTCAACACGCGTTCCCCACCCACCGGTCATTTCGACCGGCGAACCACGTCAATCAGCCAGCCCGGGCGATTACGCCACGACCGACCCAGTTTGCTTAGCGTAAGACTTCAAGTGCAAAGTCAGGCTTTCGTTCGCTTTGCAGTCGTAGGCTGCGCAGCCATCAGGCTCTCGCGCTCAACAGATCTGCGTTCTGGAACCAATCGCCCGGCGCGGCTCTCTGGCATCTGTCCACCGCGGTGTTCCGTGAATACCGCTCAGCGGGGCCTGCGCCGATGCTATGGACGAAACGTAGTCGCTCCTCGAGGATATTCCAAGAGCTTTTTCTGCGTCTGCCAGCCTTTACCGGCGCTTTTTTAGGGCCATGACGGCCCTCGGAATACCGGCGAGATCGGCCCTGATGGCCGACGAATCGCTCGCCAGACCGGCCTCGGTCATCAGCCCCGCGACGTCGCCGCTCTGGCCCTGACCGACCTCGACGATGACGGCGCCGCCGGTCTGAAGCAGCAGCGCGGCCTGTGGGATCAGTGTGCGATAGGCGGCGAGACCGTCACCGCCGCCATCAAGTGCCCGGAGCGGGTCATGAGCGTGCACCTCGGTCGCGAGACCGGCGATGTCGGCCGAGGGAATGTAGGGCGGATTCGACACGATCAGATCGAACGGCGGCGCGAGCGCGGTCGCATAGGAGCAGGCGACGAAAGCGGCGCGGTCGTTCAGACCGAGCGCACGCGCATTCTCGCGTGCCGTCGTCAGCGCGGCGATGCTGATGTCGGTCCCGACGCCGGAGGCCCGCGGCAGCTCGGACAGCAGGGCCAGGAGGATGGCGCCCGATCCGGTGCCGAGATCGCCGATGCGCAGCGGCCGCGTCAGCGCGCCGCCGGCGGAGAGGTGGTCCAGCGCCAGCTCGACGACGGTCTCGGTGTCCGGCCGGGGCACCAGCGTGTCAGCCGACAGCCGGAGCTCGAGTCCCCAGAACTCCTTGTGCCCGAGGATGCGGGCCACCGGTTCGCCAGCGAGGCGGCGCTGCACCAGTGCGTCGAGTCGTTGCGCATCGTCATGGGAGAGGGCGCGCTTGCCGTGCATCACCAGACCGGTCAGATCGAGCTGCAGCGCATGGCCCACCAGAAGCCGCGCGTCGAGCTCGGGCGAGTCCAAACCGGCGTCGCCGAAGCGCGCCGCGAGCGCGCGTCGCGCCGAATCGATGCTGGCGCCGGCGGCGATCTTGGTCATCGCGCACGCTTTCTCCACGCGTCATCCCCGCGAAAGCGGGGATCCATACGCCGTGCAAGCGCGGGACGGGTGGTCGGAGTTGCCTTTCGTGACAACCACTGAGGCCGGTGGTTATGGGTCCCGGCGTTCGCCGGGACGACACCACTTGTGTCGAGGCAGCGGCGCACCGCCGCTCGCAATCCGCGCGCCTTCATCACGCCGCCGCGCCTTGCGCGGCGAGCTGCGCCGCCTGGTGCTCCGTGGTGAGCGCGTCGACCAGCTCGCCAAGCGCTTCGCCGGCAATCACCTGCGGCAGCTTGTAGAGCGTCAGGTTGATTCGGTGGTCGGTGACGCGCCCTTGCGGGAAATTGTAGGTGCGGATGCGTTCGGAGCGGTCGCCGGAGCCGACCTTCTCCTTGCGCTCGGCGGAGCGCGCGGCGTCGACCTTCTGCCGCTCGGCGTCGTAGATGCGCGAGCGCAAAATGTTCATCGCCGACGCCCGGTTCTTATGCTGCGAGCGGCTGTCCTGCATCATCACCACGATGCCGGTCGGAATGTGGGTGATGCGGATCGCCGATTCGGTCTTGTTGACGTGCTGGCCGCCCGCGCCTTGCGCCCGCATGGTCTCGATGCGCAGATCGTCCTGCTTGATGTCGACGTCGACGTCCTCGATCTCCGGCAGCACGGCCACCGTCGCCGCCGAGGTGTGGATGCGGCCCTGCGTCTCGGTGTCGGGCACGCGCTGCACGCGGTGGACGCCGGATTCGAATTTCAGCTTGGCGAACGCGCCGCGGCCCTGCACCTCGGCGATGATTTCCTTGTAGCCGCCGACGGTGCCCTCTGACGCCGAGATCACCTCGACCTTCCAGC
Proteins encoded in this window:
- a CDS encoding bifunctional diguanylate cyclase/phosphodiesterase; the encoded protein is MPDVRRYIARAGNLFRVPADNPELTRAQFQAFAKQMPLLYFILITNSLALAYTFLPLAPMGLTLAVPALLSAITSVRMVWWLRQGHNVCTDAEALQYLRLTNRIAGPIGALFVVWSFSLFPYGDPFAQGQVAFYMAVTVIGIIFCLMHLRSAALIVTLVVIVPYVIFFMATGVHALRAIAVNQLLVSCAMVTVLFIYYRDFAALVDSRKSLLAEQAATQALSDENFRLANLDSLTDLPNRRRFFSELTNAFAEAERDGTRLAVGIIDLDGFKPVNDTYGHTVGDRVLMEAARRIRDVCERRGAQVHLARLGGDEFGLVVTGNPTDDDLLSLGRDITERIKLPYQFDATHSGLSCSTGFALYPRSATAADALYECADYALYHAKRRARGQAIIFSSELEAEIRSRSVIEHLLRTADFETEMDLAFQPIMDATNSRTTGFEVLARWNSPKLGLVSPASFIPAAERIGVIRSLTRFLLVKALAAARTWPDDIRISFNLSAHDICAPEGVLPLIAVIQASGVPPRRIEFEITETAVAFDFARAEESIAALKALGCGISLDDFGTGYSSLSHVHRLPLDKLKVDRSFVHDVNANPVSHKIIKSLTGLCADMDISCVVEGVETKEQLDSLKRLGADYIQGYYFAEPMPADAISGFLARERQHFADRASVKVAGASA
- a CDS encoding cupin domain-containing protein is translated as MTTLLAADIIARLGLQPHPEGGHFRETFRDTAVDETGRAASTLIYFLLARGERSHWHKVDAVETWHYYAGAPLVLRIAREGEGPHTTTLGIDFAAGQQPQAVVPAYAWQAAESTGDWTLVGCTVAPGFDFAGFELAPADWEPV
- a CDS encoding DUF4167 domain-containing protein gives rise to the protein MRNGQNNKRMRNRNNGNNNNNRRGQNPLTRVFESNGPDIKIRGTASHVAEKYVQLARDARSSGDPVAAENYYQHAEHYFRLIAAAQEQFRQNQPQPRNTDDLTVDDLDDDGESFSNFGQEPGFVQPQPQAQPFVRDGGQRERGDNQQPYQRDQQQPREHREAREHRQPREHREPREPREHREPRENREAQEHRDREPREHRERPQPAAYQPQPQPVIADSGVDRLPSFITGPQPQIANAPAAFEGGAERYPRRRRRPHGPRPEAAAAAPAPSEDLNPGE
- the prfA gene encoding peptide chain release factor 1 encodes the protein MSSLPEAKLDVLLAHHASLEAELLGQVNSDRYVQITRELAELNPLIDAVKAYRAGVKELADTEALIADPDTDAEMRAMAESERDELVARRGELEQKIRIALLPKDAMDDRNVVLEIRAGTGGDEASLFAGDLFRMYERFASLQGWKVEVISASEGTVGGYKEIIAEVQGRGAFAKLKFESGVHRVQRVPDTETQGRIHTSAATVAVLPEIEDVDVDIKQDDLRIETMRAQGAGGQHVNKTESAIRITHIPTGIVVMMQDSRSQHKNRASAMNILRSRIYDAERQKVDAARSAERKEKVGSGDRSERIRTYNFPQGRVTDHRINLTLYKLPQVIAGEALGELVDALTTEHQAAQLAAQGAAA
- the prmC gene encoding peptide chain release factor N(5)-glutamine methyltransferase, producing MTKIAAGASIDSARRALAARFGDAGLDSPELDARLLVGHALQLDLTGLVMHGKRALSHDDAQRLDALVQRRLAGEPVARILGHKEFWGLELRLSADTLVPRPDTETVVELALDHLSAGGALTRPLRIGDLGTGSGAILLALLSELPRASGVGTDISIAALTTARENARALGLNDRAAFVACSYATALAPPFDLIVSNPPYIPSADIAGLATEVHAHDPLRALDGGGDGLAAYRTLIPQAALLLQTGGAVIVEVGQGQSGDVAGLMTEAGLASDSSAIRADLAGIPRAVMALKKRR
- the gloB gene encoding hydroxyacylglutathione hydrolase, coding for MAADIRVFTCLSDNFGYLIHDPATGATASVDAPEAGPIVRQLEANGWTLTDILITHHHYDHVGGVAELKQRYGCRVIGPHDRKAAIADVDLRVAHGDVVKVGELLARVLETPGHTLDHVSYVFDADKAVFAADTLFSIGCGRVFEGTYPMMWDSLLKLRTLPDDFRLYCGHEYTASNVKFALTVDPDNEALKARAAEVTRLRAANQPTIPVLLGEEKQANVFLRADDPAIAVRLRMKGASAEEVFGELRERKNKS
- a CDS encoding class I SAM-dependent methyltransferase codes for the protein MDVIDLRNFYSGRLGIVARLLINRGIRARWPSAAGQRVLGVGYPTPYLGLFREDSERCIAFMPAAQGVLKWPTARPTLASLVDEFSLPLPDAAVDRILIVHALEMSDDPAGLLREMWRVLAPAGRMIIVIPNRRGIWTRSDNTPFGHGRPYSRSQITQLLRQTWFTPSAWGEALFMPPVGGWFLKSAMAWERVGAALSLPFAGVHIVEATKQVYRVIPARRERIRLIPRLEPVLAPAPSAQGSNLGSNFAAELDPDLASRSSSDD